TTTTATGTGAGACTTTCATAGAACCTCTTTAAGCTACTCATGTCAGCGAAAAAAACACCCTTGCCGGAACTAATTCTTTTTGTCGTAATCAGACAAGTGGGTATTTAGCGAATACTACTTTTGTCTGGTGAATCGAACAATCCACACACATCACAGATTGGGTACTAGAAAGGCATTAGCTGTATAGTTTGTAGCCTTAAGGCAACAATAAACTGCATTGAGTATTTGCACTCAAAAAATAGTCATCAATTATAAAAAGTCATGAAAACGACTAATGAAGGCCACTGAGAATTCAGTGACCCGCGCTTCTGCTAAAGAGCTGCTTCTCTATACATCTGCAAAAAATTTCGTACCTCACTAACCTCTTTTAAAGTACGCATTTCCTGCAGCAACTGCTCAGCTTGCGGGTAACGGCGTTGCATCATTTTAAGCCACTGCTTTAACCGACCATGCACATATTTAGGCGCCATCTGCACCACAACCCTTTCAAGATAATCCTGCAATACCGCCAACATAGACGGCCAACTCATTAGTTCGAACTGCTGACCCGAGTTATAGCCATTAATCATCAAACCTAAATCAGGCGCAGCAATTAACCCCCTACCAATCATGACGTCTTCGCAACCACTGACTTCACGACACTTAAGATAGTCCTGGTAATCCCAGACCTCACCGTTAGCAGTAACAGGTATTTCGATAGCTTCCCGAATACGTGCAATCCACTCCCAGTGAGCAGGCGGCTTATAACCTTCTACTTTCGTTCTGGCATGCACCGCCAAACCATTAGCGCCAGCATCAGCAATCGCGTGGGCATTCTCCAGCGCCAGAGACTTATCAGCAAATCCGAGGCGCATTTTTGCGGTGACCGGAACATCCTCAGGTACTTCTTCGCGGACTTTTTTTACTATGCTATGAATTTCATCAGGAAATTGCAGCAACACTGCACCGCCGCGGTTCTTATTAACCGTCTTAGCCGGGCAGCCAAAATTAAGATCAATACCCGGCGCACCAAGCTTTGCAGCCCGACAGGCATTCATTGCCATCATTTCGGGATTATTACCAAGCAACTGCACTATCACCGGCACGCCACTAGCGGTCTTACCCTCATTAAGTAACTCCGGCGACAAACGATGAAATACTTTTCGCGGTAATAGCCGGTCAGAAATACGCACAAATTCTGTGACGCACTGATCAACGCCACCAATGTCTGTCAGCATATGCCGCATTGTTGCATCAACAACACCTTCCATCGGTGCTAAAACTATTTTCATAAATAGATACTTCAAATTCGTAATTACAGCATCAAAATGTTTTTCAATGCTCACTACTGAAAACAAAAAGGAGCGCCCAGCTTCCCGGACACTCCCTTTTAAAAATCAAACAAGCCCTTTGCTAAATAGTAAGAGCCGTAAACACACCTGATTAACTGATCGCTAGCAAATCCGTTGAATCACTATCATCTTTCTGATCTTCACCGGCTTTAGCTGCATCATTACGCTTCGCCTCAATCCGGTCCAGATATGCCTGATCGATATCACCAGTGATATATTCACCGTTGAATACCGAGCTATCAAAGTTATTAATTTCTTCGTTGCCGGTGCGTACGCACTCTTTCAGATCATCCAGGTCCTGGTACAACATCCAGTCACAACCAATCAGCTGACCCACTTCGTCATCAGTACGGTCATGTGCAATCAGCTCATCTACGGACGGCATATCAATACCATACACATTAGGGTAACGAACCGCAGGTGCTGCAGAAGCGAAATACACCTTCTTTGCTCCCATATCACGTGCCATTTCAACAATCTGACGGGAAGTCGTGCCACGTACAATAGAATCATCAACCAACATGACGACTTTATCTTTAAATTCCAACTCAATCGGATTCAGCTTACGACGCACTGACTTCTCACGCATTTCCTGACCCGGCATGATAAAGGTACGGCCGATATAGCGGTTTTTGATAAAACCTTCACGGAAGTTAACGTTCAGATGATGCGCCATTTCCAGAGCGGATGTACGACTGGTATCCGGAATAGGAATAACAACGTCAATATCATGCTCAGGCCGCTCACGCATAACCTTTTCTGCGAGCTTCTCACCCATACGCATACGTGATTTATAAACGTTCACCTCATCCATAATGGAATCAGGACGCGCCAGATACACGTATTCGAACAGACAAGGTGCAAAATCAGCTTTAGGTGCACACTGCAGCGTGCTCACGTCGCCTTCCTGAGAAATAAAGATAGCTTCACCCGGCGCAATATCGCGCACCAGCGTATAACCGGAAATATCCAGCGCAACCGACTCAGAAGCAACCATGAACTCAGTACCGTTAGATGTTTCACGCTTACCGTAAACCAAAGGACGAATACCGTTAGGATCACGAAAAGCCACAATGCCATAACCAGTAATAACAGCAACGACTGCGTATCCGCCAGTACAACGTTCATGCACAGCTTTAACGGCTGTGAAAATATCTTCAGCTGTCGGCACTAACTTGCCAATTTGCTGCAATTCATGCGCGAAGATATTTAACAGAATCTCTGAGTCAGATGTTGTGTTGATGTGACGCAGATTTTCATTACGCATCTGCTCAGCTAACTGCTCAGCATTGGTCAGATTACCATTGTGCGCAAGAGCAATACCGTAAGGAGAGTTAACATAAAAAGGCTGAGCTTCAGCAGCACTTGAGCTACCAGCTGTCGGGTAACGGACATGACCGATACCCAGATTACCTACCAGGCGCTTCATGTGCCGGGTACGGAAAACCTCATTGACTAAACCATTATCCTTACGCAGAAAAAAACGATCACCTTCACAGGTCACCATGCCTGCAGCATCCTGACCACGGTGCTGAAGCACTGTCAGGGCATCAAAGATCGTCTGGTTTACATAGGACTTGGCAACCACGCCAACTATACCGCACATTTAAGACACCTCAGCTAAGCAATTACAGCAAAGTTAATTATTATTGATCCCGTCGACACCTATATTCCAGATCAACGAGCCAATATCGGTGGCTGTGTCACGGGTCCAGGTTTCAAGCAACAGGAAGTGGGGAATTAACTGGGACTCATTCCACCACTGATCACTGACGACTGGTGAACGCACCAGTAATGCCGCCAGTACTACAACGATTAATCCACCACGCACCACTCCAAAGCCTACGCCCAGAACGCGGTCCGTGCCACTTAAACCGGTCGCTTGTACTAGCAAACCGATCAAATTATTAAGAATAGCGCCAACCATTAAGGTTGCGACAAACACGAGAATAAAAGCCCCACCGATACGTACTGAAGGCGTACTGATAAAATCATCAAGTAAGGTGCTCATAGAAGGAGCAAAAAGACGCGCGATAACAAAAGCTGCAACCCAGGTGACCAGCGACAGTGCTTCCTTTACGAAACCACCACGCAAGCTATAAAGACCCGACAAAACAACGATACCGATGATTGCCCAATCGGCCCAGTTCAGTGTCATAACAATCAGTTACCCAAGCCCTGATTCAGGGACTGTCATTAGGCTAAAATAGCCTGTTATCTGCAATGCCGCGGATTCTACCAGAGCCTACGGCATTACCCAATGCCTAACGCGTGGTAAAACGCACGATTATGCCATCAAGGCCAAACTGCTTTTTAATCCCGCCCTGCAATGACTCAAGCTTAGTTTTTTGCACGTCCGGACCCACAAAGACTTTTATCAGACTGCCATTCTTGCGGGTATAAACTTTGTAGCCTGCTTTAATCAACTGACGACGCAGCGCCTTAGCGTTATCTTCATCTTTAAAGCTGGCTAATTGCAAAGTCCAGGCAACAGTTACACCTTCAGCATCAAGCGTTGGCGTATCGATACTCAGATCAATTTCAGGCGCTACTTTATCCACCGCCTTTGCCAGTGCTGCCGGCTTTGCTTTGATTGTCACTGCTGGCTGAGGCTCAGCCGGCGTATCGGTATCCGGCAAACGCTGATTAACAGGTTCATTAATCACCACTTCAGCAAGCGCAGGCTCAGCAGGAATACGGGATTCCAGATGACGCTCCTTGTAACCGGCACCGTCAAATAAGACAGGCAGCAAAACCACTGCTGCCAAAATCACGATAACTGCACCTACCAAGCGTTGTTTGAACACGTCTGTCACACTAGCCTTCCAGTTCAAGTGCCGCCAGCGCACCACTGACGGTAAAGAATGATCCAGCGATCACAACCCGATCACCGGCGCTCAACTTAGTCGCAAGGCTTTCCAGCGCCTGCGCCACAGTATCATAAGTAGTTTGCATGTCATTGGCGACACCTTGCTGCTGCAGCATGCCTGCTAAAGCTGCGCTGGTTTGCCCACGCGGCACATCCAGAGTAACCAATAACCACTCATCAGCAAGGGTTTTAAGATAACCCAGCACTTCAGAAATATCTTTATCAGCCAGCATCCCCAACACCATCCAGGTTTTACCTGAACACACTTCAGCATTCAGACGCTTAGCAACGTATTCTGCCGCCTGGGGGTTATGCGCCACATCAAGAGTATACTGACAGCCATTTAGCTCAACCCGCTGCAATCTCCCAGTCAGTTGCGCCGCTGATAAACTGTTAGCCAGCGCCTGCTGATCTGGTGCAATGCCCAGCAAACTTAATACTTGGATCACAACAGCAGCATTTGGTTTCGGTAAATTTATATCCGGTAAACCAATGTAACTCACCTGATCGCCTTTTGCGGTTTTACCCTGCCAATCCCACTGACCATCAGCATGCTCAGTTAGTTCAAAATCCAC
The DNA window shown above is from Aliamphritea ceti and carries:
- a CDS encoding tRNA dihydrouridine synthase produces the protein MKIVLAPMEGVVDATMRHMLTDIGGVDQCVTEFVRISDRLLPRKVFHRLSPELLNEGKTASGVPVIVQLLGNNPEMMAMNACRAAKLGAPGIDLNFGCPAKTVNKNRGGAVLLQFPDEIHSIVKKVREEVPEDVPVTAKMRLGFADKSLALENAHAIADAGANGLAVHARTKVEGYKPPAHWEWIARIREAIEIPVTANGEVWDYQDYLKCREVSGCEDVMIGRGLIAAPDLGLMINGYNSGQQFELMSWPSMLAVLQDYLERVVVQMAPKYVHGRLKQWLKMMQRRYPQAEQLLQEMRTLKEVSEVRNFLQMYREAAL
- the purF gene encoding amidophosphoribosyltransferase, with the protein product MCGIVGVVAKSYVNQTIFDALTVLQHRGQDAAGMVTCEGDRFFLRKDNGLVNEVFRTRHMKRLVGNLGIGHVRYPTAGSSSAAEAQPFYVNSPYGIALAHNGNLTNAEQLAEQMRNENLRHINTTSDSEILLNIFAHELQQIGKLVPTAEDIFTAVKAVHERCTGGYAVVAVITGYGIVAFRDPNGIRPLVYGKRETSNGTEFMVASESVALDISGYTLVRDIAPGEAIFISQEGDVSTLQCAPKADFAPCLFEYVYLARPDSIMDEVNVYKSRMRMGEKLAEKVMRERPEHDIDVVIPIPDTSRTSALEMAHHLNVNFREGFIKNRYIGRTFIMPGQEMREKSVRRKLNPIELEFKDKVVMLVDDSIVRGTTSRQIVEMARDMGAKKVYFASAAPAVRYPNVYGIDMPSVDELIAHDRTDDEVGQLIGCDWMLYQDLDDLKECVRTGNEEINNFDSSVFNGEYITGDIDQAYLDRIEAKRNDAAKAGEDQKDDSDSTDLLAIS
- a CDS encoding CvpA family protein, whose translation is MTLNWADWAIIGIVVLSGLYSLRGGFVKEALSLVTWVAAFVIARLFAPSMSTLLDDFISTPSVRIGGAFILVFVATLMVGAILNNLIGLLVQATGLSGTDRVLGVGFGVVRGGLIVVVLAALLVRSPVVSDQWWNESQLIPHFLLLETWTRDTATDIGSLIWNIGVDGINNN
- a CDS encoding SPOR domain-containing protein codes for the protein MTDVFKQRLVGAVIVILAAVVLLPVLFDGAGYKERHLESRIPAEPALAEVVINEPVNQRLPDTDTPAEPQPAVTIKAKPAALAKAVDKVAPEIDLSIDTPTLDAEGVTVAWTLQLASFKDEDNAKALRRQLIKAGYKVYTRKNGSLIKVFVGPDVQKTKLESLQGGIKKQFGLDGIIVRFTTR